The following coding sequences are from one Corallococcus soli window:
- a CDS encoding IS66 family transposase — protein sequence LVTDGYAVYAAVAKQRAGGFRVAHCWAHVRRKFLECGGPEAEVAVRLIGELYQVEREYQTSPPDVGRLHALRQERSRPVVSRLHAWALQVRALPESALGKALGYLGNLWPGLTRFLDDALIPLDNNATERALRGPVVGRKNHYGSRSRRGTEVAAILYSLLESAKRCGVEPKAYLRAAVLAALNGEPPLLPHLHAAT from the coding sequence CTGGTGACGGACGGCTACGCCGTCTACGCGGCGGTGGCGAAGCAGCGCGCCGGAGGCTTCCGCGTGGCGCACTGCTGGGCCCACGTGCGCAGGAAATTCCTGGAGTGCGGCGGGCCCGAGGCCGAAGTCGCCGTGCGACTCATTGGCGAACTCTACCAAGTGGAGCGCGAGTACCAGACGAGCCCACCCGACGTGGGGCGGCTGCACGCGCTTCGCCAAGAGAGGAGTCGTCCGGTGGTGTCCCGCCTGCACGCGTGGGCCCTCCAGGTGCGCGCGCTGCCCGAGTCCGCACTGGGCAAGGCCCTGGGCTACCTGGGAAACCTCTGGCCGGGGCTGACGCGCTTCCTGGACGACGCGCTCATCCCCCTGGACAACAACGCCACCGAGAGGGCCCTGCGCGGGCCGGTGGTGGGCCGCAAGAATCACTACGGCAGCCGCAGCCGCCGCGGCACCGAGGTGGCCGCCATCCTCTACAGCCTGCTGGAGTCGGCGAAGCGCTGCGGCGTCGAGCCCAAGGCCTACCTGCGCGCGGCCGTGCTGGCGGCCCTCAACGGCGAGCCGCCTCTGCTACCGCACCTGCACGCCGCTACGTGA